One Oryza brachyantha chromosome 3, ObraRS2, whole genome shotgun sequence DNA segment encodes these proteins:
- the LOC102699391 gene encoding disease resistance protein RGA2-like, translating to MPSALGWQASAFVAAVLARLIAKGLALLPELDDAAAGHLRRLEALLAPVWRVLDAADAGAIDVTQRPLQDLLDAACSADDALDDLAYAVLQSDVTARGVDASVACAPAAGAARKPRSPLKFLLCFSPPRNAVGSSGGHGRSSKGKMSSVDLRGLAIAFETVAQAAYRCTSAAYENVVLRRNYATVVSAKAEAARTGAAGHDQIQSDIFGREAEAEQILEKVRFSDDPHYRLAIGVLPVVGAEGVGKTALARFVFHHDVVRAEFAVRMWVHVSGEVQLKEELLVQMIHGVAGGGDGRKVEDIRELLRQELAGKRFLLVLDDVSDVGDVQWKDLTRLLQPAARRSLIMVTTQSDNAANGIGTMPALPLKSLASKDYQKMFRHLAFGSTDESEDYTPLGDEWDDVEAADDDEEEAQSPMETVASELAKRMGGLPLPATAIARSLCLRREEDHWKAVLDDKLWEQSRRDAGAGVSPALWLSYQHLDPRLKQCFAYSAVFPRSHVFTKDELVQMWVAQGMIYPDDAAASPDDIGGKFFDDLVERCFFQPIGSSSRYVVHNSMKKLAQAVSANQFFAVTENSGEVPPEVRHLTIVTNNLTKLKGDLALRTSHSSGADQHFLRRVRTIMFFADFSNSDEFIQLLAEIFTVARSMRVLGLTYANIAFLPAEIGLLRRLRYLNLSRNRIADLPESVCDLYLLQVLDVSSSSPYLRPPNGISNLIHLRHLHGSEHFLSDITKIQNLSHLQELEVYNVSSISRIDALQGMTQLRGALCLGHLHQVDVGEVSKGILKGMQHLKRLELSWSSCDGQSREVSTDEGLLECLQPHENLKDLRITGYAATKCPPWMLKTPCSLSNATSVILTDCTNLKSLPPLHILPCLEILEMRRMHSVNKVATVPQRPDRIMFPKLKRLVIEDALDCTEWLTDSSKPRNTVFPSLCEIQIRNCPKLRKLPDLPLTLTTMFIEDVGLEALPRIQDWNSSPPSSSDAIATSKEGRWTSRLTTLEIHQCHSLKSLGSGLLQQQQLLRSLELLSIKNCDSVTCDLTDGFQDLTALTDLSLYDCPNLLVDKFHTSLRKLQINECFIAQGAWVDDYPFLFSVWTLQITSCCHVSTHQERRIEPLDWLNCLFNVCSLHLENTLLLKLSMFDRLHSLETLEIDGSRSFFGDLEEGFEWLEKLQTLSIKNCNELRMLPANLCTLPVLEELCIENCPALEALPASGLPSSLKRLSISKCSSRLTQRCLDGELGGSKVTKVGVVYVDGQCISFQQK from the coding sequence ATGCCGTCGGCGTTGGGATGGCAGGCGTCGGCGTTCGTCGCGGCCGTGCTCGCGCGCCTCATCGCCAAGGGCCTTGCTCTGCTCCCGGAgctcgacgacgccgccgccggccacctccGGCGCCTCGAGGCCCTCCTCGCGCCCGTATGGCGTgtcctcgacgccgccgacgccggcgcgaTCGACGTCACCCAGCGGCCGCTTCAGGATCTGCTCGACGCCGCCTGCTCGGCCGACGACGCCCTCGACGACCTCGCCTACGCGGTCCTCCAGAGCGACGTGACGGCAAGGGGCGTCGACGCCAGCGTCGCGTGcgccccggccgccggcgcggcgaggaagccGCGCAGCCCGCTCAAGTTCCTGCTATGCTTCAGCCCGCCAAGAAACGCCGTTGGAAGtagcggcggccatggcagaAGCTCCAAGGGGAAGATGAGCAGCGTCGATCTGCGCGGCTTGGCGATTGCATTTGAGACGGTGGCGCAAGCTGCGTACAGGTGCACGTCGGCGGCGTACGAGAACGTCGTGCTGCGGAGGAACTATGCCACGGTGGTTTCAGCAAAAGCAGAGGCAGCGAGAACGGGAGCAGCTGGTCACGATCAGATTCAGAGCGACATATTCGGGAGAGAAGCTGAGGCGGAGCAGATCTTGGAGAAGGTGAGGTTCAGCGACGACCCGCATTACCGCCTGGCCATCGGCGTCCTCCCTGTCGTCGGCGCCGAGGGCGTCGGCAAGACGGCGCTCGCGCGGTTCGTCTTCCACCACGACGTCGTCAGGGCAGAGTTCGCCGTGCGCATGTGGGTGCACGTCTCCGGCGAGGTCCAGCTCAAGGAGGAGCTCCTGGTCCAGATGATCCATGGGGTCGCCGGAGGCGGAGATGGCCGCAAAGTCGAAGACATCAGGGAGCTTCTGCGCCAGGAGTTGGCCGGCAAGAGGTTCCTGCTCGTGCTCGACGATGTcagcgacgtcggcgacgtccAGTGGAAAGATCTCACGAGGCTTCTCCAACCTGCAGCTCGGAGGAGCTTAATCATGGTGACAACTCAATCTGACAATGCAGCGAATGGAATAGGGACGATGCCTGCATTACCACTGAAGTCCTTGGCATCCAAGGATTACCAGAAGATGTTCAGGCACTTGGCATTCGGCAGCACTGACGAGTCTGAAGATTACACTCCACTGGGCGACGAGTGGGACGACGTCGaagccgccgacgacgacgaggaagagGCGCAGTCGCCAATGGAGACAGTCGCGTCGGAGCTAGCTAAGAGGATGGGCGGCCTGCCAttaccggcgacggcgatcgcACGCTCACTGTGTCTCCGGCGAGAGGAGGACCACTGGAAAGCCGTGCTGGATGACAAGCTCTGGGAGCAGAGCAGGAgagacgccggcgccggcgtctcGCCGGCGTTGTGGCTGAGCTACCAGCACCTCGACCCCCGCCTCAAGCAATGCTTTGCGTATTCCGCCGTGTTTCCACGCAGCCATGTCTTCACCAAGGATGAACTGGTTCAGATGTGGGTAGCACAGGGGATGATATATCCCGACGATGCCGCGGCGAGCCCCGACGACATTGGAGGCAAGTTCTTCGATGATTTGGTCGAGAGATGCTTCTTTCAGCCAATTGGAAGTAGCAGCAGATATGTGGTGCATaattcgatgaaaaaactagcACAGGCAGTGTCAGCAAACCAGTTCTTCGCGGTCACTGAAAACTCAGGGGAGGTGCCACCAGAAGTTCGTCACCTCACAATCGTGACAAACAACCTCACGAAGCTGAAAGGCGATCTGGCATTGAGGACATCTCATTCATCTGGGGCAGATCAACACTTCCTTCGTCGGGTCCGTACAATTATGTTCTTTGCGGATTTCAGTAATTCGGACGAATTTATTCAACTTCTAGCTGAGATTTTCACGGTTGCAAGGAGTATGAGAGTTCTTGGTCTGACATACGCAAATATAGCATTTCTACCTGCTGAGATCGGTCTTCTCCGACGCCTCCGGTATCTGAATTTATCCAGGAACAGAATAGCAGATCTTCCCGAGTCAGTCTGCGATCTTTATCTCCTACAGGTTCTGGATGTCAGCTCCAGTTCTCCTTATCTCCGTCCTCCCAATGGTATCTCGAATCTGATTCATCTGAGGCATTTGCATGGAAGTGAGCATTTTCTTTCTGacataacaaaaatacagAATCTCTCACATTTGCAAGAACTGGAGGTGTACAACGTTAGCAGCATTTCGCGCATCGATGCTTTACAGGGAATGACACAGCTCCGAGGTGCCCTTTGTCTTGGCCATCTCCATCAGGTTGATGTTGGTGAGGTAAGCAAGGGCATCTTGAAAGGTATGCAGCATCTGAAGAGATTAGAACTGTCATGGAGCAGCTGTGATGGCCAAAGCAGAGAGGTTTCCACAGATGAAGGCCTACTTGAGTGCTTGCAACCACATGAGAACCTGAAAGATCTGAGGATTACAGGCTATGCAGCCACGAAATGCCCACCATGGATGCTAAAAACTCCCTGTTCACTATCAAATGCTACTTCAGTGATCTTGACAGATTGCACGAACCTGAAGAGTCTCCCACCATTGCACATCCTGCCTTGCCTAGAGATTCTTGAGATGAGAAGGATGCATTCTGTCAACAAGGTGGCGACTGTTCCTCAACGGCCAGATCGCATCATGTTCCCCAAGCTGAAACGCCTTGTTATCGAAGATGCGTTGGACTGTACTGAATGGTTGACAGACAGCTCAAAACCAAGAAACACTGTGTTCCCCAGCCTCTGCGAAATCCAGATAAGAAACTGCCCAAAGCTGAGAAAACTTCCGGACCTTCCACTTACGCTGACAACAATGTTCATCGAGGATGTTGGTCTCGAAGCTCTACCGAGGATACAGGACTGGAATTCATCACCACCATCGTCGTCAGATGCAATTGCAACATCAAAAGAAGGCAGATGGACATCAAGGCTCACAACACTTGAAATACATCAGTGCCACAGTCTCAAATCGCTAGGATCTGGTCTgctccagcagcagcaactcCTAAGGTCCCTGGAGCTCCTGTCAATCAAGAACTGCGACAGCGTCACATGCGACCTCACCGACGGTTTCCAGGACCTGACTGCACTGACAGACCTCTCGCTGTACGACTGTCCGAATCTGCTGGTCGACAAGTTCCACACATCGCTGCGGAAGCTCCAGATCAACGAGTGCTTCATCGCGCAGGGGGCGTGGGTGGATGACTACCCCTTCCTGTTCTCTGTATGGACGCTGCAGATCACCAGCTGCTGCCATGTTAGCACTCACCAGGAGAGGAGGATCGAGCCTCTGGATTGGCTCAACTGCCTGTTCAACGTGTGCAGCCTTCACCTGGAGAACACGCTGCTTCTGAAATTGAGCATGTTTGACAGGCTTCACTCTCTTGAGACCCTAGAGATCGACGGGAGTCGCTCATTCTTCGGTGATTTGGAGGAGGGATTTGAGTGGCTTGAGAAGCTGCAAACTCTGAGCATTAAAAACTGCAACGAGTTGCGTATGCTTCCGGCGAATTTGTGCACTCTGCCTGTGCTGGAAGAACTCTGCATAGAGAACTGCCCGGCTTTGGAGGCATTGCCTGCGAGTGGTCTGCCTAGTTCGCTGAAGAGGTTGTCAATATCAAAATGCAGCTCACGGTTGACTCAACGATGTCTTGATGGTGAACTTGGTGGCTCGAAAGTTACAAAGGTTGGTGTTGTTTACGTTGATGGGCAATGTATTAgttttcaacaaaaataa
- the LOC107303903 gene encoding uncharacterized protein LOC107303903: protein MQITSIENSRLSYPSTKDITSRLLGIMHKEIYEAITELGNFFQQICAKKLKLDVLNRMRGEIPIILCKLEKIFPPSFFDVMVHLPIHLIDDAILRGPVQYGWMYPVERRLLALKRFVRNMARPEGSIAEAYVANECLTACSRYFDDVDTRHNRAGRNKERVPMSTCGLSIFQHGANLLGAPRLKYDEKEYDMMVWYVLNNTKEVEPFIEIYRNEMAANGNVEENLAKEFLGWFRKHLATRRFVNGEQISEDLYALASLPLLRVRIFLGCIVDGVRYHTVDRERNKRTQNSGVMVEGSHNGEDIDFYGQLKEVIQLQYNSDVDCQRTVVLFKCDWSDTCSKKSRMKNDGYFKSISHSSCWYKDDAFILATQATKIFYLDNNKHGEPWIVVQKFSHRHLWNVNEEANDDKQEGGVVDLTYQDDEQEISRVETVEGSSVDEQPINTEDGISVAKSLVDQIRRQRDLEVNEHDLYNDDDATLDQYDSENECTIMIPNDDGEYSDVE from the exons ATGCAAATTACAAGCATTGAAAACTCACGATTGTCATATCCTTCTACAAAGGATATTACCAGTCGTCTCCTAGGAATCATGCATAAGGAAATATATGAAGCAATTACTGAATTAGGTAACTTTTTCCAGCAAATTTGTGCTAAGAAATTGAAGTTAGATGTCTTGAATAGGATGAGAGGTGAAATCCCAATAATATTGTGCAAGCTTGAGAAGATTTTCCCACCTTCCTTTTTTGATGTGATGGTGCACTTGCCCATTCATTTAATCGATGATGCAATCCTACGAGGTCCAGTTCAATATGGATGGATGTACCCTGTAGAACGCAGGTTGCTGGCCTTGAAACGTTTTGTGAGGAACATGGCAAGGCCTGAGGGGTCCATTGCAGAGGCATATGTCGCAAATGAGTGCTTGACTGCTTGCTCAAGGTATTTCGATGATGTTGACACTAGGCACAATCGTGCGGGCAGGAACAAAGAGCGTGTTCCTATGAGTACATGTGGTTTATCTATTTTCCAGCATGGAGCAAATCTGTTGGGGGCACCGAGGCTTAAATATGATGAGAAGGAGTATGACATGATGGTTTGGTATGTCCTCAACAATACTAAGGAGGTCGAGCCATTTATAGA GATTTACAGGAATGAGATGGCTGCCAATGGTAATGTTGAGGAGAACCTTGCTAAGGAATTTCTAGGATGGTTTAGGAAACAT CTTGCTACTCGAAGGTTTGTAAATGGAGAACAAATCAGTGAAGACCTATATGCATTGGCAAGTCTACCACTTCTTAGAGTTCGTATATTTTTAGGATGTATTGTTGATGGTGTCCGATATCACACCGTGGACCGTGAGAgaaataaaagaacacaaaataGTGGAGTCATGGTTGAGGGGTCACATAATGGAGAAGATATAGACTTTTATGGTCAGCTAAAAGAAGTAATACAATTGCAGTACAACTCTGATGTTGACTGTCAAAGGACAGTGGTGTTATTCAAGTGTGATTGGTCTGATACCTGTAGCAAAAAGTCTAGGATGAAGAATGATGGATATTTCAAGAGCATTAGCCATAGCAGTTGTTGGTACAAGGATGACGCTTTCATTCTTGCCACACAGGCAACAAAGATTTTTTACTTGGATAATAACAAGCATGGTGAACCTTGGATagttgttcaaaaattttcgcaTCGACACTTGTGGAATGTGAATGAAGAAGCAAATGATGACAAGCAAGAGGGAGGGGTGGTTGATCTGACATACCAAGATGATGAGCAAGAAATATCTCGAGTTGAAACTGTGGAAGGATCTTCGGTCGACGAACAGCCAATCAACACAGAAGATGGTATTAGTGTGGCAAAGTCCCTAGTTGATCAGATTCGTAGGCAGCGGGATCTGGAAGTTAACGAACATGACTTGTacaatgatgatgatgctactTTAGATCAGTATGATAGTGAAAATGAATGTACAATTATGATCCCTAATGATGATGGTGAGTATAGTGATGTTGAGTAA
- the LOC121053971 gene encoding uncharacterized protein LOC121053971 has translation MGSKKDAAPTWAEQWGSGGDGSSKKGGAGSGSGEKKTTVAGNVKAAASESLVKAKAAAMVGAQKVKSGTSSGIKWVKEQYQKRASK, from the coding sequence ATGGGTTCCAAGAAGGACGCAGCACCAACCTGGGCAGAGCAGTGgggctccggcggcgacgggagcagCAAGAAAGGAGGAgccgggagcgggagcggcgagaAGAAGACGACGGTGGCCGGGAACgtgaaggcggcggcgtcggagaGCCTCGtgaaggcgaaggcggcggcgatggtgggAGCGCAGAAGGTGAAGTCCGGCACGAGCAGCGGCATCAAGTGGGTGAAGGAGCAGTACCAGAAGAGGGCTTCCAAGTGA